In a genomic window of Gadus macrocephalus chromosome 9, ASM3116895v1:
- the poc1b gene encoding POC1 centriolar protein homolog B → MASVMEDPTLARHFRGHTDAVTCADFSPTGKQLATGSLDTSLIVWNLAPKAHAVRFRGHQEALTDLQFSPTGDLVATSSEDATVRLWTPCIEGESEVFRAHAAAVRSVSFSCDGQCLVTASDDHEVKVWSLSCRRLLYSLQQHSDVVRCARFSPDGRLIASCGDDGAVMLWDASSGQCVSCFTDCGGSVLFVDFNSSGTCLAASGQDSSLRIWDLRTSKLTHLYQVHSAVVNCFSFHPSNNYLISGSSDSTVKIADLLEGQVMYTLHGHKGPVLTSVFSRSGEEFVSGGVDGQVLVWRTNLDSRLYRDVLRGHSRRCTADLSPRLARLHPAVAHLRQPLAAPIEIGPTLVDTVSHDRHIVDQTFYTHTDWAAS, encoded by the exons ATGGCGTCTGTTATG GAGGACCCCACCCTTGCGAGACACTTCAGGGGGCATACAGATGCTGTCACATGTGCAGACTTCAGCCCCACGGGCAAACAACTAG CCACTGGGTCGTTGGATACGAGCCTGATAGTGTGGAACCTGGCGCCCAAGGCCCACGCCGTGCGCTTCCGGGGCCACCAGGAGGCGCTCACGGACCTCCAGTTCTCCCCAACAGGAGACCTGGTGGCCACCTCCTCCGAAGACGCAACTGTCAGACTGTGGACGCCGTGCAT CGAAGGAGAGTCTGAGGTGTTCAGAGCGCACGCGGCGGCCGTGCGCAGCGTTAGCTTCTCGTGCGACGGCCAGTGTCTGGTGACGGCCTCCGACGACCACGAGGTCAAGGTGTGGAGTCTCTCGTGCCGCcgcctcctctactctctccagCAGCACAGCGACGTAGTCCGCTGCGCCAG gttcTCTCCAGACGGTCGTCTCATTGCATCCTGTGGGGACGATGGTGCGGTGATGTTATGGGACGCGTCCAGCGGACAGTGTGTCAGCTGCTTCACGGACTGTGGCGG TTCAGTCCTGTTTGTGGACTTTAACTCAAGCGGTACGTGTTTAGCAGCGTCCGGACAGGACAGCTCCCTGAGAATCTGGGACCTCAGGACCAGCAAGCTCACACACCTCTACCAAG TTCACAGTGCGGTGGTCAATTGCTTTTCCTTCCACCCGTCCAACAACTACCTTATCAGCGGCTCCAGCGACAGCACGGTCAAAATAGCCGACCTGCTGGAGGGCCAAGTCATGTACACCCTCCATGGACACAAG gGTCCTGTGCTCACGTCAGTCTTCTCGCGGTCCGGGGAGGAGTTTGTATCTGGAGGAGTGGACGGCCAG GTGTTGGTGTGGAGGACCAACCTGGACAGCAGGCTCTACCGGGACGTCCTGCGCGGGCACAGCCGCAGGTGCACGGCGGACCTCTCTCCCCGCCTGGCGCGCCTCCATCCCGCGGTGGCACACCTCCGCCAGCCCCTGGCCGCCCCCATCGAG atTGGTCCCACGCTAGTGGACACTGTCTCTCATGACCGCCACATTGTAGATCAGACCTTCTACACCCACACG GATTGGGCAGCAAGCTga